In Herbinix luporum, a single window of DNA contains:
- a CDS encoding type 2 periplasmic-binding domain-containing protein codes for MVKKISIMILTILILCMFIACQSKEDDIPNQVDEGTPAWQRLAQEPITFDWYINYSWYTTPWGQNAVSKAITAETGVSIKFIVPTGNESQKLDAMIASDILPDFITLGWWEEQAQTMINKDMVYALNILADQYDPYFYQVTNEQVINWYTKEDGNIYAYPNSAYTPEDFKSGINIGSNQNFLVRKDIYEAIGSPDMTTIEGFKNAVIEAHKMFPYVNGEPLIPIGSDEFYDEGCNSFDKYLQNFLAVPFEIDGKYNHRYIDEDYLNWLKMFRELNEMGYLSKEIFVDKRVQLEEKLAKGRYFCLLYQGSDIQASQKILNAKNPESIYIAVDGPKNSKGDDPTLPSAGINGWTLTFISKNCKDPERAIAFLSYLISEEGQKKVFLGVEGVTYDYVDGKYVIKPHVLELLNTNRYEYDRLYGADDAYWMLQNNVMQDQWLEIRDPLTHSLWEWTKPYTVYTSQYDIVFEADSSFAQIDKKIKLEWGKTLPLLLLAKSEEEFDEIFKNYKDKIYALGFEQLMEEYTRLMQDSKRKLGLE; via the coding sequence ATGGTAAAGAAAATATCTATAATGATTCTTACCATCCTGATACTCTGTATGTTTATAGCCTGTCAGTCAAAAGAGGATGATATTCCAAATCAGGTGGATGAAGGGACACCTGCATGGCAAAGGCTGGCTCAGGAACCGATTACATTTGACTGGTATATTAATTATTCTTGGTATACTACGCCTTGGGGACAGAATGCTGTCTCCAAGGCTATTACTGCTGAAACGGGGGTTAGCATCAAATTTATTGTACCGACAGGAAATGAATCTCAGAAACTTGATGCCATGATTGCCTCAGATATTTTGCCGGATTTTATTACCTTAGGCTGGTGGGAGGAACAGGCACAGACCATGATTAATAAGGATATGGTATATGCCTTGAATATCCTTGCAGATCAATATGATCCATACTTTTATCAGGTAACCAATGAGCAGGTGATTAACTGGTATACGAAGGAGGATGGAAATATATACGCATATCCCAATTCTGCCTATACGCCAGAGGATTTTAAATCAGGTATTAATATAGGAAGCAACCAGAATTTTTTAGTACGTAAAGATATCTATGAAGCCATTGGAAGTCCTGATATGACCACCATAGAAGGATTTAAAAATGCGGTAATAGAAGCCCATAAAATGTTTCCCTATGTAAACGGAGAACCATTAATACCCATTGGTTCTGATGAATTTTATGATGAAGGATGTAATTCTTTTGATAAATATCTGCAAAATTTCTTGGCTGTACCCTTTGAAATAGATGGAAAATACAACCATAGATATATAGATGAGGACTATTTGAATTGGTTAAAGATGTTTAGAGAGTTAAATGAAATGGGATATTTATCGAAAGAAATATTTGTTGACAAACGTGTACAACTGGAAGAAAAGTTGGCAAAGGGAAGATATTTTTGTCTTCTCTATCAAGGAAGTGACATACAGGCCTCTCAAAAAATTTTAAATGCTAAGAATCCGGAAAGCATTTATATTGCTGTAGATGGACCTAAAAATTCTAAAGGTGATGACCCGACATTACCTAGTGCCGGTATAAATGGCTGGACCCTTACCTTTATCTCAAAGAATTGCAAAGATCCGGAAAGAGCCATTGCCTTTTTAAGTTACTTAATTAGTGAAGAGGGACAAAAAAAAGTCTTTCTTGGAGTTGAAGGGGTTACCTATGATTATGTGGATGGCAAGTACGTGATTAAGCCCCATGTACTAGAACTTTTAAATACTAATCGATATGAATATGACAGATTATATGGTGCCGATGATGCCTATTGGATGCTGCAAAATAATGTGATGCAGGATCAATGGTTGGAGATAAGGGATCCTCTTACACATTCCTTATGGGAATGGACAAAACCTTATACTGTATATACCAGCCAGTATGATATTGTCTTTGAGGCAGATAGTAGCTTTGCACAGATTGACAAGAAGATAAAGCTGGAGTGGGGAAAGACCTTGCCCTTATTGCTTCTTGCTAAATCAGAGGAAGAGTTTGATGAAATCTTTAAAAATTATAAGGATAAAATATATGCTTTGGGCTTTGAACAACTAATGGAAGAATACACAAGGCTTATGCAAGATTCAAAACGTAAATTAGGTTTGGAATAG
- a CDS encoding sensor histidine kinase encodes MKKSRQWFKRQKLNIKFTILIGMIIFIPVCGIFSLIFHNLKDNNSKQAISNLKYTMTQIHGVVQKTVELCNTSTQVFLNYQKLSEFLLLLERKETLETIDLLEFKDDIEILENIVNSNPYLYQIRVYAKTNDFPEIYPILFHHKRMEEFDWYSTYQSGQWQFDYTDVMSYNSVNTSEHTMGLITNLNDYEYGDIAVIEVAVRMEEVFDSIFQSSNQEWCGFVDKEGRIYSGCEEECIWESHKEELIRQILNHGKGNDVDEQYFETKLLNKKVVVGILPIEELEGNFVRIVSMEDSIKNVWKNQILFMIGLVFAFLCLVALINIVVKALLKRFYYILDTISKIQDGDLSLRINRYGSDEMGQLGHEIDIMLDTIERLMNENLARELLMKNSEIKALQNQINVHFIYNVLESIKMMAEIDEKYEISDAVTSLGKLLRYGMKFSSKNVTVEQEIEYIRNYLDLINLRFDFEIILAINIPQFIYKQEIPKMTLQPIVENAIYHGIEELAEDSSIYIKGYVEGEDILIEITDSGKGMNQATIEQLQKKIAGEIESGGGSGNGIGLKNVQDRIRISFGPRYGISLYSKEHCYTKVVVRLPITNREVKGNE; translated from the coding sequence ATGAAAAAAAGTAGACAGTGGTTTAAGAGGCAAAAACTTAATATTAAATTTACCATTTTAATTGGAATGATTATCTTTATTCCGGTCTGTGGTATTTTTTCGCTTATTTTTCATAATTTAAAGGATAATAACAGTAAACAGGCAATTAGCAATCTTAAATATACCATGACACAGATACATGGTGTAGTACAAAAAACAGTGGAATTGTGTAATACCTCAACCCAAGTATTTTTAAATTATCAAAAGTTAAGTGAGTTTTTATTGCTACTTGAGAGGAAGGAGACACTAGAAACCATAGATCTTCTTGAATTCAAGGATGATATTGAGATACTTGAAAATATTGTTAACTCAAATCCTTATTTATATCAGATTAGAGTATATGCAAAAACCAATGATTTTCCTGAGATATACCCTATCCTTTTTCATCACAAAAGAATGGAGGAATTCGACTGGTATAGTACATATCAATCAGGGCAGTGGCAATTTGATTATACAGATGTTATGTCCTATAACTCAGTAAACACCTCAGAACATACTATGGGATTAATCACAAATCTAAATGACTATGAATATGGAGATATTGCTGTTATTGAGGTAGCAGTTCGAATGGAAGAGGTATTTGACTCAATCTTTCAATCAAGTAATCAAGAGTGGTGTGGCTTTGTAGATAAAGAAGGAAGAATTTATAGTGGCTGTGAGGAAGAATGCATTTGGGAAAGTCACAAGGAAGAGCTAATAAGACAAATACTAAATCATGGGAAAGGCAATGATGTTGATGAACAATATTTTGAGACTAAGTTGCTAAATAAGAAGGTTGTTGTAGGAATTCTACCTATAGAAGAACTAGAAGGTAACTTTGTCCGTATTGTTAGTATGGAAGACAGTATTAAGAATGTTTGGAAAAATCAAATCTTATTTATGATTGGTCTGGTATTTGCTTTCCTATGTCTTGTGGCTCTTATTAATATAGTAGTAAAGGCCTTACTAAAGCGTTTTTATTATATTTTAGATACAATTTCGAAGATTCAGGATGGAGATTTAAGCTTAAGAATTAACCGCTATGGCAGCGATGAGATGGGACAACTGGGACATGAAATTGACATTATGCTAGATACTATAGAGCGTTTGATGAATGAGAATCTGGCCAGGGAGTTACTTATGAAAAACTCTGAGATTAAGGCACTTCAGAATCAGATTAATGTCCATTTTATATATAATGTACTGGAATCCATCAAAATGATGGCTGAAATAGACGAAAAATATGAAATCTCCGATGCTGTAACCTCCCTGGGTAAATTATTACGTTACGGAATGAAATTTAGTTCAAAAAATGTCACTGTAGAGCAGGAGATTGAATATATCAGAAACTATCTTGATTTAATCAATCTTAGATTTGACTTTGAAATTATCTTAGCAATTAATATACCTCAATTTATCTACAAACAGGAAATTCCCAAGATGACCTTGCAGCCCATAGTGGAGAATGCAATTTATCATGGAATTGAGGAGTTGGCAGAAGATTCTAGTATTTATATTAAAGGATATGTTGAGGGTGAGGATATACTTATAGAAATTACTGACTCAGGAAAAGGAATGAATCAAGCAACTATTGAGCAATTACAGAAGAAGATTGCCGGAGAAATTGAATCCGGCGGAGGAAGCGGCAATGGCATAGGATTAAAAAATGTGCAAGACAGAATTCGTATTTCCTTTGGACCGCGGTATGGTATCAGCTTGTATTCAAAAGAACATTGCTATACCAAAGTAGTTGTTAGGTTACCAATTACTAATAGGGAGGTCAAGGGCAATGAATAA